Part of the Halodesulfurarchaeum formicicum genome is shown below.
CGGGGCAGTCGACATCGAGGAGCCAGCCATGGTCGCCGAGTCACCACAGGCCCTCGATCTGGACGCCGTCGTCTCGACTGCCGAGGCGGGCGAACCGATCGAGACACTTGACAGCCTGATCGCACGAGTGAAGGCGTCCCCCAAAGCCGAACTCTCCGGAGCAATCGCGACCTTCACCGGGCGAGTCAGGGCCAAAGAAGACCCGGATGACGATCCGACCGAATCGCTGACCTTCGAGAAGTACGAGGGCGTCGCCGAGACCCGCATGGCCGAGATCGAAGCCGAGTTGACCGACCGGGATGGGGTCTACGAGGTCGCGATGCACCACCGGGTCGGGCGGATCGAGCGCGGCGAAGACATCGTCTTCGTCGTCGTGCTGGCCGGGCACCGCGATCAGGCCTTCGAGGCCGTGGAGGCGGGGATCAACCGGATCAAGGACGAGGTTCCGATTTTCAAGAAGGAGACGACCGTCGCTGAGGAATTCTGGGTTCACGAGCGCGAGCACTGAGGAGGCTCCCATTTTTCCGCTTACGGATGCAGAACGCTTTGTAAAACGTCTCGAACGTTCTGAGCAGTTTATAAAACGTCTCAAAAGGATCGAGTCGGCGTGAAAGTGACCGAATTTGATCGAACGTTCACCCCGCTATAAGATGCCGGCCACAGTAGGGGTATCTGTATGAGCCCCTCCACGACCACCACTGCCGAACCCAAGGAAGCACGGCTCCGCTCCTACCTGCGGGAGAAGGCGACCGACGGCGAGCTCTACTTCAAGAGCAAGTTCATCGCCGAGGACGTCGGCCTCTCGCCGAAGGAGATCGGTGCGCTCATGGTCAAACTCAAGGAGAGCGCCTCGGACCTGGAGATCGAGAAGTGGTCGTACACGAGCGCGACGACCTGGCGTGTCAGTCCCGCCTGAACAGTCCCCCTCCCTGAGTTCCCCGTTCGCGGTCGGCCAACAGTTTCCCACCGGGACGTTTTTGCGAGCGAGAAGCCCACACACAGACATGGACGACACAGGCCCCGAGACCGACGACCAGGCGGGGGCCGACTCGCTGCGCTGGCGAACCGAATCGCGGTCGACCGCCTACACCTGCCCGGGATTCTCGATCGTGCACGAGGAGATCACCCTGCCCGACGGCACCGAGACGGACTTCGATTACCTGCACGACGCGCCGAGTGTCGTGATTTTGCCGTTCACGCCCGAGGGCGACCTCGTTCTCATCGAGGAGTGGCGACAGGCCGTCAAGGGGCTGACCCTCGGATTCCCGGCTGGCGGGGTTGAACCGGGCGAAGAGCCTGCTGTGGCCGCCCGGCGAGAACTC
Proteins encoded:
- a CDS encoding molybdopterin synthase, translated to MYPLGIVTGPETSPDSVLEPVLDRLEAEGSVGVVRPGDPTAERTVYEVGEDGWAAQGEGLDAESALSTVATAHDYGLLVDFPDAAVPQIAVGAVDIEEPAMVAESPQALDLDAVVSTAEAGEPIETLDSLIARVKASPKAELSGAIATFTGRVRAKEDPDDDPTESLTFEKYEGVAETRMAEIEAELTDRDGVYEVAMHHRVGRIERGEDIVFVVVLAGHRDQAFEAVEAGINRIKDEVPIFKKETTVAEEFWVHEREH
- a CDS encoding DUF7123 family protein; the encoded protein is MSPSTTTTAEPKEARLRSYLREKATDGELYFKSKFIAEDVGLSPKEIGALMVKLKESASDLEIEKWSYTSATTWRVSPA
- a CDS encoding NUDIX hydrolase, coding for MDDTGPETDDQAGADSLRWRTESRSTAYTCPGFSIVHEEITLPDGTETDFDYLHDAPSVVILPFTPEGDLVLIEEWRQAVKGLTLGFPAGGVEPGEEPAVAARRELTEETGYVAEALTALDSFEPATGITDAVFHFFVATGCEPTGTQDLDENESIRVTTSTLGALLERVLSGDLRDGRTALGLLRYVAEQEDQVTVAPPTTERV